In Chitinophaga nivalis, a single genomic region encodes these proteins:
- a CDS encoding putative signal transducing protein yields MEKDWIKIFSSDRPFEAEIVKGMLLDNGIEAVLLNRQSSSYNITLPGQIELYVHKTQQDTAESLVKNHNNLPTGDPSGTDTE; encoded by the coding sequence ATGGAAAAAGACTGGATAAAAATATTTTCGAGCGATCGCCCTTTTGAAGCAGAAATCGTGAAAGGCATGCTGCTGGACAATGGTATAGAGGCTGTTTTACTGAACCGGCAATCCTCTTCCTATAATATTACACTTCCCGGACAGATCGAGCTGTATGTACACAAAACGCAGCAGGACACGGCCGAAAGCCTGGTTAAAAACCATAACAATCTGCCTACCGGCGATCCTTCCGGTACAGATACAGAATAG
- a CDS encoding CPBP family intramembrane glutamic endopeptidase, which produces MTGYLKQSPNFLQFVTFLGFFFGFFFLYIFALGSILPALTGHTIVEIQNGDLTDPNLIGYLKITQLLYTIVVYFVPAAVFAYLWQPEPMRYLGLHTFPKAWPLVLGLMALICVLPFVGLTAEWNQTWKVPKEAREMQAQAEKLIQVMLRMPRLSDLFINLLLVSVVPAIGEELFFRGVLQRLILNSTRKVWLSVVITALVFSAIHGEMLGFMPRVVLGIILGAVYVISGNLWLAILVHVLNNGSQVVWMYLFQHGATTSDPAKDTPVSIWLAAVSLLVTAGLLWALQKKSPDVNMLAPVGAAAEETDEAEMD; this is translated from the coding sequence ATGACCGGTTATCTGAAACAGTCTCCCAATTTTCTACAGTTTGTTACATTTCTCGGTTTTTTCTTTGGATTCTTTTTCCTGTACATTTTTGCCCTGGGCTCCATCCTTCCAGCCCTTACCGGTCATACCATTGTGGAGATTCAAAATGGCGACCTTACCGACCCTAACCTGATCGGCTATCTGAAAATAACACAACTGCTATATACCATCGTCGTTTATTTTGTGCCGGCTGCCGTTTTTGCCTACCTGTGGCAGCCCGAACCCATGCGCTATCTGGGACTGCATACCTTCCCGAAAGCCTGGCCACTGGTACTCGGACTGATGGCACTCATCTGTGTATTGCCCTTTGTAGGCCTCACTGCCGAGTGGAATCAAACCTGGAAGGTGCCCAAAGAAGCCCGTGAAATGCAGGCGCAGGCAGAAAAACTGATCCAGGTGATGTTGCGCATGCCTCGCCTGAGTGATCTGTTTATCAACCTGTTACTGGTATCTGTTGTACCGGCTATTGGGGAAGAACTCTTTTTCAGGGGCGTATTACAACGCCTGATTTTGAACAGTACCCGTAAAGTATGGCTCTCTGTAGTGATCACCGCGCTGGTGTTCAGCGCCATTCATGGCGAGATGCTGGGCTTTATGCCCCGGGTGGTACTGGGTATCATACTGGGAGCAGTGTATGTAATCAGCGGCAATCTGTGGCTGGCGATCCTCGTACATGTACTCAATAATGGTTCTCAGGTAGTATGGATGTACCTGTTCCAACATGGCGCCACTACCTCCGATCCGGCAAAAGACACTCCCGTATCCATATGGCTCGCAGCCGTGAGCCTGTTGGTGACCGCAGGCTTGCTATGGGCATTGCAGAAAAAATCACCCGATGTAAATATGCTGGCCCCTGTAGGCGCAGCAGCGGAAGAGACAGACGAGGCAGAAATGGATTAA